In one window of Notolabrus celidotus isolate fNotCel1 chromosome 15, fNotCel1.pri, whole genome shotgun sequence DNA:
- the yes1 gene encoding LOW QUALITY PROTEIN: tyrosine-protein kinase yes (The sequence of the model RefSeq protein was modified relative to this genomic sequence to represent the inferred CDS: inserted 2 bases in 2 codons), which yields MGCVRSKEDKGPALKYRPDNANASLMGHSPAMKTHDNSYNSHVGSLTPFGGAPSVMTPFGGASTSFTSVSVSSPFPGVITGGVTFFVALYDYEARTSDDLSFKKGDRFQIINNTEGDWWEARSINTGQKGYIPSNYVAPADSIQAEEWYFGKMGRKDAERLLLLPGNQQGTFLARESETTKGAYSLSIRDWDEVKGDNVKHYKIRKLDNGGYYITTRAQFENLQKLVKHYTEHADGLCHRLTSVCPTVKPQTQGLAKDAWEIPRESLRLEVKLGQGCFGDVWMGTWNGTTKVAIKTLKLGTMSPEAFLQEAQIMKKLRHDKLVPLYAVVSEEPILIVTEYMGKGSLLDFLKEGDGKFLKLPQLVDMAAQIADGMAFIERMNYIHRDLRAANILVADNLVCKIADFGLARLIEDNEYTARQGAKFPIKWTAPEAALYGRFTIXSDVWSFGILLTELVTKGRVPYPGMVNREVLEQVERGYRMPGPNGCPDSLHEMMRQCWKKEPDERPTFEYIQSFXEDYFTATEPLYQPGDNL from the exons ATGGGTTGCGTCAGGAGTAAAGAGGACAAGGGGCCGGCTCTGAAGTACCGACCCGACAACGCAAACGCCTCGCTAATGGGTCATTCCCCTGCTATGAAGACGCACGATAACAGCTACAACAGTCATGTGGGCTCCCTCACGCCGTTTGGTGGGGCGCCTTCGGTCATGACGCCGTTCGGCGGGGCCTCCACCTCCTTCACCTCGGTGTCAGTGAGCAGCCCCTTCCCCGGCGTCATCACAG GAGGTGTAACTTTCTTCGTTGCCCTCTACGACTATGAAGCAAGGACGTCTGACGATCTGTCGTTCAAAAAAGGGGACCGCTTCCAGATTATCAACAACAC TGAAGGCGACTGGTGGGAGGCTCGCTCCATCAACACCGGACAGAAAGGTTACATCCCCAGTAACTACGTGGCTCCAGCCGACTCCATACAGGCCGAGGA ATGGTACTTTGGTAAAATGGGCCGCAAAGATGCCGAGCGTCTCTTGCTGCTTCCAGGGAACCAGCAGGGCACTTTCTTGGCACGAGAGAGCGAGACGACCAAAG GTGCGTACTCTCTGTCTATCCGGGACTGGGATGAGGTGAAGGGAGACAACGTCAAACATTACAAGATCCGCAAGCTGGATAACGGCGGTTATTACATCACCACCCGGGCTCAGTTTGAGAACCTGCAGAAGCTGGTGAAACACTACACAG AACATGCTGACGGTCTGTGCCACAGGCTGACATCAGTTTGCCCGACGGTGAAGCCTCAGACTCAGGGACTAGCTAAGGACGCCTGGGAAATCCCACGAGAGTCTCTCAGACTGGAGGTCAAACTGGGACAGGGCTGCTTCGGAGATGTCTGGATGG GCACGTGGAACGGCACAACTAAGGTGGCCATTAAGACTTTGAAGCTGGGCACCATGTCCCCAGAGGCCTTCCTACAGGAGGCTCAGATCATGAAGAAGCTCCGTCATGACAAACTGGTGCCTCTTTATGCCGTGGTTTCTGAGGAACCCATCCTCATTGTAACAGAATACATGGGCAAAG GCAGTTTACTGGACTTCCTCAAGGAGGGGGATGGTAAATTTCTGAAGCTACCTCAGCTGGTGGACATGGCTGCACAG ATTGCAGACGGTATGGCCTTCATTGAGAGGATGAACTACATTCACAGGGACCTGAGAGCTGCCAACATTCTGGTGGCCGATAATCTGGTGTGCAAGATCGCCGACTTTGGCCTGGCTAGACTCATCGAGGACAATGAGTACACGGCCAGACAAG GTGCTAAATTCCCCATTAAGTGGACGGCTCCTGAAGCTGCTCTGTACGGCCGCTTCACCA AATCAGATGTCTGGTCGTTTGGTATACTACTGACTGAACTGGTGACCAAGGGCAGAGTACCATACCCAG GTATGGTGAATCGCGAGGTACTCGAGCAGGTAGAGCGAGGCTACCGTATGCCAGGCCCCAATGGGTGCCCCGATTCCCTCCACGAGATGAtgaggcagtgctggaaaaagGAGCCGGACGAGAGACCCACTTTCGAATACATTCAATCGT TGGAAGACTACTTCACAGCCACGGAGCCGCTGTACCAGCCAGGGGACAACCTGTAG